In a single window of the Chondrocystis sp. NIES-4102 genome:
- a CDS encoding peptidase C14 caspase catalytic subunit p20, with translation MGLDRRTFLQQAGLTWLTYGATLNGMTTGVGNNRLATLIQNYQQNLSTPTNRKLALLVGINRYPHHNPLEGCLTDVEMQRELLIHRFGFNPEDILTISDRQATRENIETAFTDHLIGQAQADDVVVFHFSGYGGQIKIPLTTQINQEQDSNIEDFKLVNSFIPVDGVLNESKLAIANGILQETLLVLAQSLSTSKCTFILDTSFNTTAGSLHSSLKIRSLPEVADINPEELAFVAQLQADLAAKGLKASKILSLPGIVLSACSNNQVAAERHWHGFSAGLFTQALTQHLWQNTLPTTVQTVIVESAATVQQIMGRQQQPTMGSLEKSTPAYYLDTNDLTVAVGVISKINNNGSIEIKLLGLPANIINSYGVNSCLSLVDSELRDNAPQLQVKSKEGFSVKTQLLPLPNQNSPQVGQLVREKIRILDPNLRLTLALDADLQRIERVDATSAIANIPAINSAIVSGEHDADCLLGKVHQEQNSDTVSSVALSDTTALNYGLYTAGGVLIGQTTGTEKAVKVALERLEPEFNNLLAAKWLNLTCNEFSSKLKVNGTLDAATASSSNLPPVTLTRSTQASPPKKLLSLKEVDYNYNSVSTLPVLTKGSQIQLTLSNAEEEELYVILLGVDSDGKIFALYTPNLASNIEIEAQLNNLAIAGNSELIIPQADNSWQWKISQTAGINTLYAIFAIQPFAQTLKALASQQNAKLDQQQILNLVNPQQVLKAIMQDLHAASGVDSKLLPSNEVYALDVNCWATLSFVYEIANA, from the coding sequence AATCGCTATCCTCACCACAACCCCCTCGAAGGTTGTTTGACTGATGTTGAAATGCAACGAGAGCTTCTAATTCATCGTTTTGGATTTAATCCAGAAGATATTCTAACTATAAGCGATCGCCAGGCAACTAGAGAAAATATTGAAACGGCTTTTACAGATCATTTAATAGGACAAGCACAAGCAGATGATGTAGTAGTATTTCATTTTAGTGGTTATGGTGGTCAGATAAAAATACCTTTAACTACACAGATAAATCAGGAACAAGATTCTAATATAGAAGATTTTAAACTAGTTAATAGTTTTATTCCTGTCGATGGCGTATTAAATGAGTCTAAACTCGCGATCGCTAATGGAATTTTGCAAGAAACTTTATTAGTATTGGCGCAAAGTTTATCTACTAGTAAATGCACTTTTATCTTAGATACTAGCTTTAATACCACTGCAGGCAGCTTACATAGTAGTCTCAAGATTCGATCACTACCAGAAGTTGCCGATATTAACCCAGAAGAATTAGCATTTGTTGCACAGTTACAAGCTGATTTAGCTGCTAAAGGACTCAAAGCTAGTAAAATATTATCTTTGCCTGGGATAGTTCTCTCCGCTTGTAGCAATAATCAGGTAGCAGCAGAAAGACATTGGCATGGTTTTAGTGCAGGCTTGTTTACCCAGGCTCTAACACAACATTTGTGGCAAAATACTTTACCAACAACAGTGCAAACTGTAATTGTGGAGAGTGCAGCTACTGTACAACAGATTATGGGTAGACAACAACAACCTACTATGGGTAGCCTAGAAAAATCCACTCCTGCTTATTATTTGGATACTAATGATCTAACTGTTGCCGTTGGAGTAATTAGCAAAATCAACAATAACGGTAGTATTGAAATTAAACTATTGGGTTTACCAGCTAATATTATTAATAGCTATGGTGTTAATTCTTGTCTGAGTTTAGTTGATTCAGAGCTTAGAGATAACGCACCTCAATTACAGGTTAAATCGAAAGAAGGTTTCTCGGTCAAAACCCAATTATTACCATTACCCAATCAAAATTCTCCCCAAGTGGGACAGTTAGTTAGGGAGAAAATACGCATACTTGACCCAAATTTGCGTTTAACTCTAGCTTTAGATGCAGATTTACAAAGAATTGAACGGGTAGATGCAACTAGCGCGATCGCTAATATTCCAGCTATCAATTCGGCAATTGTTTCAGGCGAACATGATGCTGATTGTTTATTGGGTAAAGTTCACCAAGAACAAAATTCCGATACAGTAAGCAGCGTAGCACTCAGCGATACAACTGCTTTAAATTATGGTTTGTATACCGCAGGCGGAGTATTAATCGGTCAAACTACAGGCACAGAAAAAGCTGTTAAAGTAGCTTTAGAGCGTCTCGAACCTGAGTTTAATAATTTATTAGCAGCTAAATGGCTAAATTTAACTTGTAATGAGTTTTCTTCTAAATTAAAAGTAAATGGGACTTTAGATGCAGCAACGGCATCATCGTCTAACTTGCCCCCAGTAACCTTAACAAGGTCAACTCAAGCATCACCGCCAAAAAAATTATTATCTTTGAAGGAGGTTGATTACAATTATAATTCTGTAAGTACCCTACCAGTTTTAACTAAAGGTTCTCAAATACAATTAACTTTAAGTAATGCAGAGGAGGAAGAATTATATGTAATCTTATTGGGGGTAGATTCTGACGGTAAAATTTTTGCTCTCTATACTCCTAACTTAGCTAGCAATATCGAAATAGAAGCACAATTAAATAATCTAGCGATCGCAGGAAATAGTGAATTGATCATTCCTCAAGCAGATAATTCCTGGCAATGGAAAATATCACAAACCGCAGGTATTAATACTTTGTATGCTATTTTTGCCATTCAACCTTTTGCTCAAACTCTTAAAGCCCTAGCATCACAACAAAACGCCAAACTAGATCAGCAACAAATTTTAAATTTAGTAAATCCTCAACAAGTGCTAAAGGCGATCATGCAGGATTTACACGCTGCCAGTGGGGTGGATAGTAAACTATTGCCTAGTAACGAAGTGTATGCTTTGGATGTTAATTGTTGGGCAACACTTAGTTTTGTCTACGAAATAGCCAATGCTTAA